Proteins from a single region of Acidianus ambivalens:
- a CDS encoding MFS transporter, with product MQKIRSFFVSSAGFFLDGYDLSVISFALYFIAQEMKLSSSQEGLVSSASLMGMTIGALLFGFLADKVGRKKLMGIDLIFFTTFGITSALSQNFTQLFISRLLLGMGIGGDYPISSTIMSEFSPAVNRGKYLVASISLYWVGTLVASIVNLTFLSFYEFWRYTFLFGALISLPIILLRIKLDESPRWLASKGLLVTEKFNPQVENKGVNGIKELFENPLLPYVLAVSIVWFLFDVASYGIGLYYPLVLREFAFPSNVEVLYSTMAIAGGALLGYLIAVSAIDSLGRRKVLLTGLGGMAFLLIIGGITKIEGFLLVPYFMTFVALEQWAGAVTLFYPTEIFPTSVRSTAQGFATSVSRIGAILGVYFFPSMVRSVGFSSSLIIFGITSTLALAISFLTYKETRKKELEETSLGKIIIINNNKK from the coding sequence ATGCAAAAGATAAGATCTTTCTTCGTATCTTCTGCAGGATTTTTTCTAGATGGTTATGATTTATCAGTAATATCTTTTGCACTGTACTTTATAGCTCAAGAAATGAAGCTATCGTCATCACAAGAAGGGTTAGTTTCGTCAGCCTCATTAATGGGGATGACTATTGGCGCGTTATTATTCGGTTTCCTAGCTGATAAAGTAGGCAGGAAAAAGTTAATGGGCATAGACCTAATATTCTTCACGACCTTCGGAATAACTTCAGCTCTTTCACAGAACTTTACACAACTCTTCATATCTAGACTGTTGCTTGGAATGGGCATTGGGGGAGATTATCCGATTTCATCCACAATAATGAGTGAATTTTCTCCAGCAGTAAATAGAGGGAAATATCTTGTTGCATCAATATCTCTTTATTGGGTAGGAACTTTAGTAGCCTCGATAGTCAACTTAACTTTCTTAAGTTTCTACGAATTTTGGAGATATACTTTCCTATTCGGTGCCTTAATTTCATTGCCAATTATTTTACTTAGGATAAAGCTTGACGAATCTCCTAGGTGGTTAGCTTCAAAAGGTCTATTAGTTACCGAGAAATTTAACCCCCAAGTTGAGAACAAAGGAGTAAATGGAATTAAGGAACTCTTCGAAAATCCTTTATTACCTTACGTTCTAGCGGTTTCAATAGTGTGGTTCTTGTTTGATGTAGCATCTTACGGTATAGGGTTATATTATCCTCTAGTGCTAAGAGAGTTTGCTTTCCCTTCAAACGTTGAGGTTCTTTATAGCACAATGGCAATAGCTGGAGGAGCTTTATTAGGTTATTTAATTGCCGTGTCTGCAATTGATTCACTAGGTAGGAGGAAGGTCTTACTTACGGGATTAGGAGGAATGGCTTTCCTACTAATAATAGGTGGAATTACTAAAATTGAAGGATTTTTACTCGTTCCATATTTTATGACTTTTGTAGCATTAGAGCAATGGGCTGGAGCAGTAACTCTATTTTATCCCACGGAGATCTTTCCAACGTCTGTGAGGTCTACTGCTCAAGGATTTGCAACTTCAGTTAGCAGAATAGGAGCAATACTTGGAGTATACTTCTTCCCATCAATGGTTCGCTCTGTTGGCTTTTCATCATCCTTGATAATATTTGGAATTACATCTACTCTTGCGTTAGCAATTTCGTTCTTAACTTATAAGGAGACTAGGAAGAAAGAATTGGAGGAAACCAGTTTAGGGAAAATAATAATCATTAATAACAACAAAAAGTAA
- a CDS encoding MarR family transcriptional regulator, with translation MEFKIQFPDGRQVDFHKLVEFLYGITDSEMNILHLLLSTDEKLSVEDISERLKIAKTSISKPVNILLSKGLIMRDKTEGEGKRRPKYLYYTDKNAVYNKIVNDLEAIAKIFCEKYKSHVESVTVK, from the coding sequence ATGGAGTTTAAAATTCAATTCCCAGACGGAAGACAAGTGGATTTCCATAAGCTTGTAGAATTCCTTTACGGCATAACTGACAGCGAAATGAACATCTTACATCTTCTTCTGTCTACAGATGAAAAACTCTCCGTGGAAGACATCTCAGAAAGATTAAAAATAGCTAAAACATCGATAAGTAAGCCAGTAAACATTTTACTATCTAAGGGCTTGATCATGAGGGATAAAACTGAAGGAGAAGGAAAGAGAAGGCCTAAGTATCTTTATTACACTGACAAGAATGCGGTTTATAATAAGATAGTTAATGATCTAGAGGCTATTGCTAAAATCTTTTGTGAAAAGTATAAATCTCATGTAGAGTCAGTCACGGTTAAATAA
- a CDS encoding helix-turn-helix domain-containing protein yields the protein MEKKVKFPDGREVDVFTIFKFVYGLSDSELEILKLLISTKGKLSAEDIASSLNISRNTVTKPINLLLSKGLVLRDKEKGKANGRPRLIYFATPDIYSKMLTDLQSIVNDSLKEISKIRKNT from the coding sequence GTGGAAAAGAAAGTTAAGTTTCCTGATGGCAGGGAAGTTGACGTATTTACAATTTTTAAATTCGTTTATGGTTTAAGCGACTCAGAGCTAGAGATACTTAAATTGCTAATAAGTACTAAGGGAAAGCTTTCTGCAGAAGACATTGCATCTTCTCTAAATATATCAAGGAATACGGTAACTAAGCCTATAAACCTGTTGTTATCAAAGGGCTTAGTACTAAGGGATAAAGAAAAGGGAAAGGCTAATGGTAGACCTAGGCTAATTTATTTTGCGACTCCAGACATTTACTCTAAAATGCTTACCGATTTACAGAGCATAGTAAACGACTCATTAAAAGAAATATCTAAAATTAGGAAAAATACTTAA
- a CDS encoding cytochrome ubiquinol oxidase subunit I yields MSLEIFDRVLAGYTMAVHVLFTYWAITLPFFIISAEYLAYKKNDPYYLAIAKRWSVVMAVLFAVGSAGGAAIAVEFITVWYKWMYLVNQIDILPFDIEVLAFFSEVIFLALYLYGWDRMSRTAHIIVGGLIGLGSSASAVLIILVNSWMNTPTGFNIQAYLQTGQLTGVDPLGASLPIIALAEVPMGLAGAWFVGFGSIAGYFAFRKLTKKDMTTDEKEYYNRGLKLATYLGALDAIFLAWAGDNAGKILYLYQPLKLATLEGVMQTATGAPMQVGPITIPNMLSLLSTWPPNPHATVLGYSSFVQADWDPIWYISHTAYDLHATLGIIGALAVWILAYSFWKQPKNALFKAFGLDNPAEKKIPLYAMFFLGWLQLVAWEAGWVAAETGRQPFVIWGPMVQTASGLYEIQAVMLTADGFNNSPEVLPIGISIMIVLALAVAGTIYMLKKLFTGKEVSADVSSARLIMATNVGGSSSLNIKRK; encoded by the coding sequence GTGAGTTTGGAAATATTTGATAGAGTACTCGCAGGATATACAATGGCAGTGCACGTATTATTTACTTACTGGGCAATAACTCTCCCATTCTTTATAATATCTGCCGAATACTTGGCATACAAGAAAAATGATCCTTACTATTTGGCAATAGCAAAAAGATGGTCTGTAGTAATGGCAGTTCTGTTTGCAGTAGGTTCTGCAGGAGGTGCAGCAATAGCAGTAGAATTCATTACAGTGTGGTATAAATGGATGTACTTAGTTAATCAGATTGACATACTGCCCTTCGATATAGAGGTCTTGGCATTCTTCTCTGAAGTAATATTCTTAGCATTATATCTGTATGGCTGGGACAGAATGAGCAGAACTGCTCATATAATAGTTGGAGGATTAATAGGCTTAGGTTCTTCTGCTTCTGCAGTGCTCATTATCTTAGTAAACTCTTGGATGAACACTCCAACAGGATTTAATATACAAGCTTACTTACAGACCGGACAATTAACTGGCGTAGACCCACTAGGTGCATCGTTACCTATTATTGCACTTGCAGAAGTACCAATGGGATTAGCTGGAGCATGGTTCGTTGGATTCGGATCTATAGCTGGATACTTCGCTTTCAGGAAGTTAACCAAGAAGGACATGACTACTGATGAGAAGGAATATTATAATAGAGGATTAAAATTAGCAACTTATCTAGGAGCTTTAGATGCAATATTCCTGGCTTGGGCTGGAGATAATGCGGGTAAGATATTATATCTATATCAACCATTAAAGTTGGCTACATTAGAAGGAGTAATGCAAACAGCAACAGGTGCTCCAATGCAAGTAGGACCAATAACTATACCTAACATGCTTAGTTTACTATCAACATGGCCTCCTAATCCCCACGCAACAGTGCTAGGATATTCAAGTTTCGTTCAAGCAGATTGGGATCCAATCTGGTATATTTCCCACACCGCATACGACTTGCACGCTACTCTAGGAATAATAGGAGCCTTAGCTGTGTGGATATTGGCTTACTCCTTCTGGAAGCAGCCAAAGAACGCATTATTTAAGGCCTTCGGATTAGATAATCCTGCTGAAAAGAAGATTCCACTCTACGCAATGTTCTTCTTAGGATGGCTACAGCTAGTGGCTTGGGAAGCTGGTTGGGTTGCAGCAGAGACAGGAAGACAGCCTTTCGTAATATGGGGACCAATGGTACAGACTGCATCAGGACTTTACGAGATACAAGCAGTAATGTTAACAGCTGACGGATTTAACAACAGTCCAGAAGTTTTACCTATAGGAATATCAATAATGATAGTCCTAGCTTTAGCAGTTGCAGGAACTATATACATGTTAAAGAAGTTATTTACTGGTAAGGAAGTCTCTGCAGATGTTAGCTCTGCAAGGCTTATAATGGCAACCAATGTAGGAGGGAGTAGCTCCTTAAATATCAAAAGGAAGTGA
- a CDS encoding antibiotic biosynthesis monooxygenase family protein, translating into MINVGLYYRVKEGHEKEFEEIFKKVVETLKSANVGFIDADSSPPHRGEGSSVSGSSFPPSIRDYISHLVGSRGSQRAHHLKRGNFHC; encoded by the coding sequence ATGATTAACGTCGGTCTTTATTACAGGGTGAAGGAAGGTCACGAGAAGGAATTCGAGGAAATATTTAAGAAAGTAGTCGAAACGTTAAAGTCAGCTAACGTAGGTTTTATAGACGCTGACTCCTCCCCGCCTCACAGAGGCGAGGGTTCCTCTGTGAGCGGTTCATCGTTCCCACCATCGATTCGGGATTACATCTCTCATTTGGTGGGCAGTAGGGGTAGCCAGAGAGCCCACCACTTGAAGAGAGGGAACTTTCATTGCTGA